DNA from Prunus persica cultivar Lovell chromosome G6, Prunus_persica_NCBIv2, whole genome shotgun sequence:
ttccaaatatattatttatgatttattattCGATTTTGGTTTGAAATGATTATAAATGTTTATGTATGTTGTTAAATAACGTTAgtttggaaagttgagaatgGTTTGAGAACTAGAATTGAGAAAGGATTTGGGAATTAGTTTTATGACACGTTCAAGAAAGGTTTTCAAATCCACCATAGGTACCTTAGCTGTTGCCTTTGGAAATATTGTTTCATCTTTCGGAATATTGGTTGCCTTCAGATGTTAtgatgtctacggacatcccAGTTGCCTtcgaaaatttaaaatgtctTCGGACTACTTGGTTGCCTTCGGATGAGTCTACGCATGTATGACATTGCCCCATGAGTCTCGGGGACACCCAAACTGTGTAGTGCTAGGATTTGCGTTTCGAGTTGACCTCATGTCCCCCGATTATGCTAGAATTTGCGTCTCAGGCTGACCTAGTATCCCCCGATTCTACTAGGATGTGCCACACATGTGGAGTGGTTAGTTCCACATATGTAGTACTTGGATTTGATGGATTActattggaattgacggattatatggggtacacctaggtggaaagtattttcagttttgagtttttttttaattgaatttgatgattttatctcagattgtttaaattttagttttaatgtTCATTGTTGATTTATCTTTTCATGAGTTATGTATTTATGAAATCTGCCAGGTGTCGGATAGGCACATGGCTCGTAACGAGTTCCAAGGGGGAACTCGGGGCAGGTCCTATCAATTACTACTTCAATTTTTctatgtttcttttatttttttaaattataaattgggtagaaatgttgatttttgattttttttttaaaaattgtaatttaccTTTAGAATTACTActccaaattttgaatttttttgtccattaaaaaaaactaacataaacataaacatacaataaaacaaactaagttaataacaacaaaaattaacaCGTAAAACATCATAAAAGCATTCATATAGAGCATCTGATGTAGAGCCCTCCGTTGTGGGAAAGATACTTTTAGAGCCCGGAATATTTCAACGGAGCTCTAAATGGGTCTCTATCCACCATTTTTAGAGCCCCATTTAGAGATTATGATTGGAGATTAAATACAAGAAAAGTCTGCATGCATGGGCTTAGTCAAATTGATTAAAGTTTATGTATTCCCCCACTATGCACCCGAGTTTGAATCTCCCTTCTCGtaatattctataatttctcgtAGTGTAGAAAGTAAAATATCACttgcattaaaaaatatatataagagaaGTGAAGAATTCCAATAATTCCAATAATCATAAGGGATAAGGAAAGAAACTATTGTAGTACAAAAGAAGCTATGGAAGCATgctaaagaaaaatgaatgatGAGGTCCCGATGGATAAAGGATGTTCATCGTTTCACATAGTTTccttcacaaattttttgtttataacaAGACATTGCTTTACGCAATTGACTTATGAAGTGTGGGATTcataacaaaataagatatgtcagtttatattttgattcttAACATCGTTGCTTTATGACTAGGATTATATTGTCTCAGGCATCTACTTAATTATATCGCATACAAAATATCtacttaattatattttatgtccTTATCATGCATTAAACTATTTAACaatgatttaaatcaaatactTTCTTTTATTCATACTCTGCGTTTATATGTGATCTTTTTGTTGCATTGTACACACATCGTATGTAAGTGATGTTCTAGTCTTTCAATATTTAGATAAAAAAGTATATTAtccatataatatatgtataaactCTTGGCCAAGAGAGCTCATGTTGCAAGTTGAACCTGGTCCCGTTAAAAGTTGAAAAAGGCAACAGCTGGCCATTGGCGATGTgatcaaaaggaagaaaattgaaaGCGTAGGCTAAAAGAAGGGCATGGGCCAGCAAACACGCCAAGCAGCTCTCTGTAAAAGCACCCCAAATGTGAAAACACTCGTAAAGACTAGACATATATGTGGCCACTCCATATACAATAATCAGATAttgtcttctcttttttttttcttttttttaatttttttaacaagcATCTGCCTTAAAAGGGGAACTTTTAGTAATAATCATGAAACAAGAGTAACGTAAAAGAGACATGATGAATAATATCAGGAGCACCGCATACCTgttaaaaaaactcatcacaaAAAAGAGCAAACTATGCAAGTCGATGGGCAACCCTATTTGCTTTGCTGGGCAAAAGGACAACCTTATGTCACCAATGACAAATCCTTCTAATTAGTATATTTAACCTTCACTTGATTAAAGAAAATTCTAATATCAAATCTGATCAAGTAGTACTATTGAACTCAACCAAATGGTGCCAGAATCACTATATATACCTCAGCTATGTTGGTCTCACTATATACATCCTAAATTTGTAGGTCTcatatgaaatatatattgaatatttgatattttgtgggagagagagagagagagagagagagagagagagagagagagcatataTGTCGACGTGGAGGGGGCAGGTGTCCTCAAAGGGATTAAGATACGCTACTCTTAAAAGGAGTTCCCACTTTAAACTCTTGGTATTTCTTTAATAACTTTCACATTTCTGGTGGTTGAATTTGCCTGCCGTGGGCCAAAAGTACGTACCATTTCTTACTGTAAACGCTAATTCATACACCACCATCACAACAACACCACCAACAAagtgtttgattttgatggaGCTGGTGGCTTTGTGAAGGGGGCCATGCCTGGAAAGCCAAGACTCTGCAAATCACAAATCAAAAgtatttgattaaaaataaaattaaaaattaaaaaaaaattctaaaaggaggagagaagaagaagaccgtATCAAAATCATAGACAGCGTGCTGGCCACTAAAACCCTTTATGCCACTATTGACCAAACCACCTTTCCATGAGATTCCCCAAACCCATCCCAACTCCATGGCCGTCCTAAGATTCTATGCCACCAATAAATTAGACAAcgacctttttttaattataattaattaacccattaatttatttaacacgcttccatttttttaattagcttttaattatttttagctGATCTCACCTTGAACTAACTAAGACACCAAATAccaaaccaccccatttcaaattatttgtacTTTTGTCTTTTGATTGACTAATTGTGGGTTAAGCATAGAGACAACTTTAGTCAAAGTTAGACATTTGAATGATCTTGGATTAGCGGGAGTTGATTATGGATgatttgaaaataaacaaaattaaattaggGCATTTGCCCACAAAgatgaaattcaaaaatacaaaaccatCATTAAAACAACCTATTCAACTTTCAATaaaaatcaagaaagaaaaaaaaatcacaaatgaTTAATAACCCATGAAAATTAATTTACTTAATTCTATTCAAGCCAAGCACTATtatctccctccctcccctcTTTCAAACACAAGAGGACTCCTTACTCACAGACTCCATATTTCATGCACACGTGCCACAAAAAACCAATCACACgtgtgaaaatatatatgatcatCGATCACCGGCCACCGTCTATCAAGGCCTCCAAGCGCTGGCCCAAACCACTGGCTGATCCTTCCACGAAAGGAATATTCCAGCGCCTGCTTCCGAGCACTGTGTCATTGCCCAACCTTCCTTGTACCTCCTCAACAAGGCGCGTACGTCATCGCACACCTCATCACTAAACGTCACGGGGCTAAACCCGGCCCCATGCATTCGCCTTGACCAGCGAGTGGCGGTCTCGCGCCTTTCAACCGACTCTGACGGCGCGCAGGCCACCAAATCGACCACGGCTCGACCAGCTGCCCTCTCGAGCATCAACCGCTCGTTGCTGGTCCTGGCGAAGCTCTCGTCCAGCGCCTCGaagtaaaccctaaaccatctCAAGCACTCTTGAAAGCCGTGGACAAAGTCAAGCCCGTCAACCCCAACGTCGAGATCAGCCTCCTCCTCCACGAGAGTGATGATCCTCGGTCTCAAGCTCCGGAACGCAGACACCAAATAATCACGCCGGTTTCCAACGGCTTGGATTGAGTGTAGAGTGCCAACACAGTTGACGGCCAGGGCCTCATCGTCTCTGATATCCAGCTCTGATAAATTCAGCTCGGAGAGATCGCCCGAGTGATGTACGGCGTTGAATTTGAAAGGCACGCCCATCAATCGGGCGAACTTCTCCATTCTGGCGCCAATTTCCTTCATTACTTTCTGCGCTGGTGCACCACCGGAGCCGTCACTGGCTCTGGTGGCGACCACAGTAGTGAGGCGCAAGTGCGGCGTCTCATCGGTTCGGGTGGCCAGGGCCTCGAGCAGCGTCGGCCACTGGGTGCAGTAAGTGTTGCTGATGTCGATTATGTGGAGCTTGGGCTCTCCATCGAAGGCTTCCATGATCGCCCCATTGCACGCCACGTGTCCGAAAGTGGTCCAAGGGCTGACCTCCTGGAACTTGAGCACCATTTTTCTGGTGGACTCGAAGGAGCATGTTTTCTCTGAGGCGGAGATTAGGGTTCGGTAGCAGCGGTCGCCGGAGTCGGTCATGCGGCTGAAAAGAGCCTGGAGGAAATAGGAGGTGAGCTTCTGGTCGGTGTCGCCGTACGGGCTGCCGAGCTCGTTGAGCATCCACATGAGCTGCTGGACGCGGGAGCTGTTCTTGTCGGCGATGGCCTTGGCGGTCTCCAAGAGGAGCTCCGGGGCCCACTTGCCGTTGGAGAGCTCGAAGTTGATGAGGGCGGGTGAGAAGGAGAAATCTGTGGGTGTGGgagtggtagtggtggtgaggAGAGGGTTTGGGGTTGGCGGGGTTGGGTGATTTGATGGGTAGTAGTGTTTGGAAGAAGACGAGGAGAAGTCTTCTTCATCCATGAAAAAGTTGAAGCATTCTTCGACGTCGTCGTTTTGGTGGGGGTAATTAGGGTGAAGGTTTTGATGAGAGGGGCTGAGGAAGGAGGATCTAGAGCTGCTGGAAGTAGTGGTGGTAGTTGTTGGTGTTGAGGTTCTGGTGGTGGTTGAGTTGTTGAAAGATTGATGGTGATCAGATTGGAGACTGACTAGTTTAAACAAGGTATCCATTTAACCTGCAAAGACCCACATCAATAAACTtaactgagagagagagagagagagagagagagagagagagagagagagagagagagagagagagaaaagagaaggagagagagagagagtgtgtatGTGCTTTGGGTTGTTCGGGGACAGCAGATAGATGGGTCTTTGTGTTTTTAACTGTAGGAGACTGGGGTATAGAAAATGATTAGGGTATCTTGAGGTTGGATTTTAGCTGGTTAATTTCAATAACATAGGTTATAGGTAGGAATGAGGAGGTTTTGTTGGATAAGTAGAAAGAATATTGGCACCAATAAACTAATATCCATgataacattaaaaaaaaataactaattaGATTTGTAATTAAGTGTCTCACAACTTGACATGTTTTACTAATTAAGCTTTACATGAAATATCGGAAATTAGTATGATTAGTGCATTATCTTGCCAAGAGGTGGATGATGAAGGTAATTGGGGAATCTTAAGTGGGTAACAtttgctttgcttttcttttcttttggtgtaATCGATGAGGAATATGTAGTGGGGTTGGtttcttttatagcttggctTATTCCTCTTTatgggtcttttttttttattttctttttttaacatgTATGGATGGACCAATCCAAGACTGAGTTAAATTATACTTACAAGTTTTTGGGTTGAACATAGAATGTGGAATGGACTGAGCTATATTGTTGAGAAATAGAATTGCAATCTgacaaaaagatgaaaaaagtCTGAGAAAAAGTAAACAGGGTCTAGATCACCAAATTGCTAGTGGATTAGCTTTTCATTctttgactctctctctctctctctctctctctctctctctctctctctctctgtggatTGGAATAGTTTGAGTGGGAGCAGGCGTGCCAATTGGGTTTTGGggggagagagatggagacaTAAGTAAAGCTGCCGGCgtgcatcatcatcatcatcaaagcCACCATCACGaaccttcaaaaaaaaaataattaacccACTCACACTCACATTTCCTTGCCCCCCAAGTTCTAAAAAGCCTTTCCCCCTTCAAACCCTGCCAAAACTCCCACcactttttcctttcttagcTGTTACATTATCAGCCCCATACACCAATGTCTCATATCTTAATCTAGGTAATAACACCAAAATGTACCCTTCACCAAAATCCAGGGGGGCATGCCTAGCCTTCCACTTCTTTTCCccccttttcctttctttttttttagccACTCATGATGAGATGTACATTTGATTGTTTATAAGCACACATGCTCTCTAATCTCACCCACCCCATAACACCACCAGGCTAGTTACAGCCCTGCTAGGCCTTTGATTTCTCTAGATTACCCAACCATCATTGTTCATAGATTTACTCATTGTATAGTTTGGTACAGTTCCAAAATCTCAAGAACAAAACCCGCTAGGCCAATCTGGTTctttatatacatacatttatatacacacatatatatatatgattgcaACCCAAGTCCCCAAGTCAAGTCCCATCTTGATTTTTTCATTGTCCTAACCTTGTTGTCTTCAAGCTCAAACATAATTCCTTCTAGAGAGAAAATCTTTGTCTCCTCTTGGCAAAATAGGCTAGCTAGTTCCTcaagtaatatatattaaagatTAGGAAAATTATATAGTTCTTGTTCTTATGTCAATTGTCAAGGTGAGTTATAATTTTCATGTGTggattcttcttgttcttggttttctttcaTGAATCATTAGGAAAACTCCATGCTTGGACTCTTTGTCCCTTGTTGAGATTGAGAGTGGATTTAAGGAAGTTTTCTTGGGAGCCATCATCATTTTTAAACCATCTTGGCATCTTCCCCTTTGAGTGTGGCCAAAAGTCGAGAATTTGCCTTGGGAAAGCcactcaattcccaagaattAACAGAAGATAATATTCCCTCTGAAGAATTCCAACCCCACTGGCAAACatatggtaaaaaaaaataaacaatgaaCATGATTTAATATAGAATTTtccataaataattatttatttgcttGGCCCATTATGGTATATTTCTCATCAGATAAATTAGTAAGGAGAGAAGGGAAGAAGACAAACTTTGAATTTGAAGGCTAAAATTAAGggatgttttgttttaattagtattatttgttattattaCATGAATAATATAGATGAAATGTCACTGCCACAATAATAATGCAAAATTTGTTTCGGATTAGGATGGCGATGTGGCAACTTGTTATGTTCTTAGTCATGAGTTTAGAAAACCATTATCTTTTCTagtcattttaaaaaagaattgaacGTAGATTATGTTTGTCATGACTCATGAGTTtatggaaattaaaaataattatagctCGTCGTCTGTCCATGGCAATGGCATGGACCACAGTTTAATTATCGTGCTAATTAAGGTGACGATTTACAATTAAGTGGCATGAGACAACTAGTTACCAAGTTGTTGTCATGACCATGTCTCGGCCTTTTTCCTAGTCATTCTTCGGAACTAAATATTTTAagatattattattctttttcttctctttgttgATGATGTTGAGCGACCCACTTGTCGGGAAATTGTTATCAAAATTGagtttgattattattatgaaGTCATGTGGGTAGTAATTTAACTACATGATTAGTCTCTTGTCACGCGGTTCACGGCAAATGAATTTTTCGGTTGTTTCATagacatttattttttttattagaagaaatttaaaacttaATGAAAACTAACaccaaaaatatcaaaagaaaataaatgaatgtTGCGAccggaaagaaaaaaagattactTGTGTGTCGAgtccaaattaattatgaaaacaCAATTTGTATTAACTTGTTAGTTATGCATTAACAAACACAatctcttttccttctctttgttGATGATGATTCTATGCTTGAAATACGATATCAAATTGCAGATATGCCTTGATGAATTCAAGTGCTTTTCATTATCTCTCTCAAGTTCTAATATATATCTTGAGCTCTGCAACttttatcatcaatttatGGATTCGTAATTCTGAAAAGGAGATACTGTTTGAGCTCCATGTAGTGATTCAGAGATATGTTCCCTGCTTCTGCCCGCTGTCATCAGTAGAGAAGCAGCATGCATGTGCTTAATTATAGACCACCCTtctcaaaaatattttaatatccTAAAATCAATTAGTTCTTCTAgccagtttttttattttcattttggttgTAGGTAATTTGTTGTAGCATAGCTGGGATGGTGTAATGAGTGGTTTTTTGAGAATGGagaatttgaacttgagaaATCTTTTTAAGACAAATTTGGGTGTAGTGACACactggtctctctctctctctctctctctctctctctctctctctctctctctctctctctctctctctctctctctctctggatgTAGATAATGCTCCAATTGAACACATaacagagagagggagggagagaattAAAACTCCTTAGACAAATTCCTAGTTTgataaatatttcaattttgatggATGTGTTCATGATTTAAACAATGTCAATCCTGTAATTCAAAACTTCTGTTGTTGCTTTGAAGTACAATCGTAGACAGTTTTTATCCCTCCGCACGCTCCACATCTGCTCTTTTTATACCTCAAAAGAACAGATTACAATGCTCTTTCTATTTGCTCATCCAAAACATTATCTACATTTGGTACAATACAACATTTGGGACATTTACCAATTACcatgaagaaaaattattgTAGTTTGTTGCGGAAACTCccaatttccttttctttgtcGAAGCAAGCTCCGTCGAACCAGCATTAACTGCAGCAGATTCAGGTAGAGCACTCCTTGCTTTCAAGTACTTcccaacaccaccaccaccagcagATCCAGATTCTACTGTTCCTGTAACCGGATTGCTATACCAAGACCCAATCTTGTCCTGAGAGTAACAACAAATTAGTTGCATTATTATTGTAAAAGAGGGAGTAACATATGATAAGCATAAGGACCAATTTAAGGATCTAATAACAAACCTTATCTTCATCCTCAGCTTTCTCCTCAGCTTTggcctcttcttcctcttcatcaGGCTCTGTGTAAGGATTAACAAAAATTGTGACACCTGTTATCTTAATTTCCTCCTGCACAAGACACAGCAGAAAAAGGGAAGTGAGGCCTGTGAATGCAAGAGCTTTAACATAGTTGAAACAATATTCAGCAAGTTGTATGTTGACCAACATGACTGAATGATTGAAACCCATGGAACTCTTTCAGCTACTACCGATAATAAGATGaaaatatatagatatttacACAGCTGTGTGCATAAACCCGTGCACGTTCAAAGACAGATACACAAATTAGGCAATGATGGAACTAGATTTGGACtatatatgttataaaatGGTATAGAGAACCTACAATCTTTTGTTGTGGCTTTCCATACCATCTATGCCAGTATAATTAAGACCAAGAGTGACAATTTAAGAGAGTCATTTTAAAACACGTATAGGTATCTAGTgttgaacaagaaaataaataataaacttACCAAAGGTTTGTCATTGTCATCAACAGGAACCTTTTCCATTGTTGCCAGTGTTGTCAAGCCACCAACGACTCCACCAAAAACCGTGTGCTTAAAGTTCAAATGATTTGCAGACTTGTAAAGGATGAAAAACTGGGAGCCATTAGTGTGGGGCCCACTGTTAGCCATACTGACAACACCCCTTCCAGAGTGAAGTAACTTGGAGTTCAATTCATCATTAAAAGGCTTTCCCCATATAGATTCTCCTCCTTTTCCAGTACCAGTAGGATCACCACCTTGAATCATAAAATTCCTATATAATAAAAGAGAATAATAGATAAAGCTGCGGTCATATTGATCAACAAAGGACAAAATACAGAACTTAAACTAGAACATTCCACCATACCTAATGCTTCTGTGAAAAGCTACTCCATTATAATAGCCACGTTCACAAAGAGTTATGAAGTTCTCGCAAGCCCTGGGGGTTATATCACAGTGTAGCTCAATGTTCAAATCACCATGTGTTGTATGTAGCTGTACATATCCTTTCTTTTTCGGATTCTTCTCAACTTTGACATATTCAAATTCATTTTCAGTAACAGGATCAAAGGCAGTAGAAGTGAAAGATCTCGAAGCAGCACCAGTGGTGAATTTGCTCTTTACCTGGAATTAATACTCGTGTTATAACAGACATATAGCACAGATAATTGATGCTGGAAGAACAGTATTCTATTAAAACTAGAACTGAATTCATTTTAACAATCATACTCGAACTCCTACCATTTAGAATTGGGTAGAAgagattataaataaaattcactgACCATCTTTGCATTCACTGGTGCCCTCTCACCAGCCTTGTGCATAGCTATTCGAGCTGCAGTTTTATCACTTGATGTGGCTTTTGCGGCAGCAGCACTTCTTCCATGCACTGAAGCAGAAGCAGCATCTACAATACTG
Protein-coding regions in this window:
- the LOC18772058 gene encoding peptidyl-prolyl cis-trans isomerase CYP65; translated protein: MGKKQHSKDRMFITKTEWATEWGGAKAKSTSTPFKRLPFYCCALTFTPFEDPVCTADGSVFDILNIIPYIRKYGKHPVTGTPLKQEELIPLTFHKNADGEFQCPVLNKVFTEFTHIVAVKTTGNVFCYEAVKELNIKTKNWKELLTDEPFSRQDLITIQNPNALDSKVLVEFDHVKNSLKIDDEEFKRMSSDPTYNINVTGDIKQMLKELGTEKGRQTALHGGGGSKAQNERAAALEAILAARSRIKEDPKSNSNGEAPQAYSIVDAASASVHGRSAAAAKATSSDKTAARIAMHKAGERAPVNAKMVKSKFTTGAASRSFTSTAFDPVTENEFEYVKVEKNPKKKGYVQLHTTHGDLNIELHCDITPRACENFITLCERGYYNGVAFHRSIRNFMIQGGDPTGTGKGGESIWGKPFNDELNSKLLHSGRGVVSMANSGPHTNGSQFFILYKSANHLNFKHTVFGGVVGGLTTLATMEKVPVDDNDKPLEEIKITGVTIFVNPYTEPDEEEEEAKAEEKAEDEDKDKIGSWYSNPVTGTVESGSAGGGGVGKYLKARSALPESAAVNAGSTELASTKKRKLGVSATNYNNFSSW
- the LOC18773735 gene encoding protein SHORT-ROOT, with amino-acid sequence MDTLFKLVSLQSDHHQSFNNSTTTRTSTPTTTTTTSSSSRSSFLSPSHQNLHPNYPHQNDDVEECFNFFMDEEDFSSSSSKHYYPSNHPTPPTPNPLLTTTTTPTPTDFSFSPALINFELSNGKWAPELLLETAKAIADKNSSRVQQLMWMLNELGSPYGDTDQKLTSYFLQALFSRMTDSGDRCYRTLISASEKTCSFESTRKMVLKFQEVSPWTTFGHVACNGAIMEAFDGEPKLHIIDISNTYCTQWPTLLEALATRTDETPHLRLTTVVATRASDGSGGAPAQKVMKEIGARMEKFARLMGVPFKFNAVHHSGDLSELNLSELDIRDDEALAVNCVGTLHSIQAVGNRRDYLVSAFRSLRPRIITLVEEEADLDVGVDGLDFVHGFQECLRWFRVYFEALDESFARTSNERLMLERAAGRAVVDLVACAPSESVERRETATRWSRRMHGAGFSPVTFSDEVCDDVRALLRRYKEGWAMTQCSEAGAGIFLSWKDQPVVWASAWRP